A single Sporomusaceae bacterium DNA region contains:
- the flgB gene encoding flagellar basal body rod protein FlgB: protein MVKSILSSPQESVLEQALGAAALRHKVIANNIANVNTPGFKKSDVVFEEKLAEAMSGKKANMTRTHAKHLPGRQGDVFSPSVVTDTKTSLRTDGNNVDIDAEMANVAKNTIYYNAVAQQLGGYFSNLKSAIRGGN from the coding sequence GTGGTTAAATCGATTTTATCGTCACCTCAGGAGTCGGTCCTTGAGCAGGCGCTGGGGGCGGCCGCCCTGCGGCATAAGGTTATCGCGAACAATATCGCCAATGTGAATACACCCGGGTTCAAAAAGAGCGATGTGGTGTTCGAGGAAAAGCTGGCCGAGGCGATGTCGGGCAAGAAGGCTAATATGACCCGCACTCATGCCAAGCATCTGCCCGGACGCCAGGGCGACGTTTTTTCGCCGTCGGTGGTGACGGATACGAAGACTTCGCTGCGGACGGACGGCAATAATGTCGATATCGACGCCGAGATGGCGAATGTGGCCAAGAACACGATTTATTACAACGCGGTGGCCCAGCAGCTTGGCGGTTATTTTTCGAATCTGAAGTCGGCGATTAGAGGAGGCAATTAA
- the fliE gene encoding flagellar hook-basal body complex protein FliE, whose amino-acid sequence MRIDPIALTPAGAARTAAGASPAAAEGGKSFGQILADSLGEVNKLQLDAQQASLNLAAGKIQDVSEVVIATEKATIALQLTMQVRNKVVEAYQEMMRMQV is encoded by the coding sequence ATGCGCATTGATCCGATTGCCCTTACGCCCGCAGGCGCTGCCCGTACCGCCGCCGGCGCGTCGCCGGCAGCCGCGGAGGGCGGCAAGAGTTTTGGCCAGATCCTCGCCGATAGCCTTGGCGAGGTGAATAAGCTGCAGCTGGACGCCCAGCAGGCGTCGCTGAATCTGGCCGCCGGCAAGATCCAGGATGTTTCCGAGGTTGTAATCGCTACGGAGAAGGCGACGATTGCTTTGCAGCTTACGATGCAGGTGCGAAACAAGGTTGTCGAGGCTTATCAGGAAATGATGCGGATGCAGGTATAA
- the fliI gene encoding flagellar protein export ATPase FliI: MTAVNVARYVDGLKSIDSIQQVGKVSKIIGLLIESQGPRVNLGDLCYITSPDDGFSLPAEVVGFRDNSVLLMPLGELHGIGPGCQVVSARRKLSVNVGRSLLGRILDGLGNPIDGKGPLTGSEEYPLHAVPPPPLSRQRITDKISVGVRAVDGLLTLGRGQRVGIMAGSGVGKSTLLGMVARNTEADISVIALVGERGREVREFIERDLGEEGLKRSVVVVATSDQPALLRLKGAMTATAVAEYFRDQGLNVVLMMDSVTRFAVAQREVGLTVGEPPATRGYTPSVFALLPKLLERSGTGDKGSITGIYTVLVDGDDMNEPIADAARSILDGHIVLSRSLAAQNHYPAIDILQSVSRLMLEIVDEEHWDAAQKLRTMLATYREAEDLINIGAYAHGSNPAIDQAIQMIGPIREFLRQSVREQTGLRDAVDRLVALTR, from the coding sequence GTGACGGCCGTGAATGTCGCCCGTTATGTGGATGGGCTGAAAAGCATAGACTCGATTCAACAGGTGGGCAAGGTCAGCAAGATTATCGGCCTGCTGATCGAATCCCAAGGTCCCCGGGTCAATCTGGGGGATTTGTGTTATATCACCTCGCCAGATGACGGTTTCAGCCTGCCGGCGGAGGTGGTGGGGTTCCGCGACAACAGCGTGCTGCTGATGCCTCTGGGCGAGCTGCACGGCATCGGCCCCGGCTGCCAGGTGGTGTCGGCCCGGCGGAAGCTGTCGGTGAATGTGGGCCGAAGCCTTCTCGGCCGCATCCTCGACGGGCTGGGCAATCCGATCGACGGCAAGGGCCCGCTGACGGGCAGCGAGGAGTATCCGCTCCATGCGGTGCCGCCGCCGCCGCTGTCGCGTCAGCGGATCACCGATAAAATTTCCGTGGGCGTCCGCGCCGTCGACGGTCTTCTGACCCTCGGCCGCGGCCAGCGGGTGGGGATCATGGCCGGCAGCGGCGTGGGCAAGAGCACGCTGCTGGGGATGGTGGCCCGCAACACGGAGGCCGATATAAGCGTCATCGCGCTGGTGGGCGAACGCGGCCGCGAGGTGCGCGAGTTCATCGAGCGCGACCTCGGCGAGGAAGGACTGAAGAGGTCGGTCGTCGTTGTGGCGACGTCGGATCAGCCGGCGCTCCTGCGTCTCAAGGGGGCGATGACGGCGACGGCGGTAGCCGAGTATTTCCGCGACCAGGGTCTGAATGTCGTGCTGATGATGGATTCGGTGACCCGGTTCGCGGTCGCCCAGCGCGAGGTAGGGCTGACGGTCGGCGAACCGCCTGCGACCCGCGGCTATACTCCGTCGGTTTTCGCGCTGCTGCCAAAGCTGCTGGAGCGCTCCGGGACGGGGGATAAAGGGTCGATCACCGGCATTTATACGGTGCTGGTGGATGGCGACGATATGAACGAGCCGATCGCCGACGCGGCGCGCAGCATCCTCGACGGCCATATCGTTCTTTCGCGGTCGCTGGCGGCCCAGAACCACTACCCGGCGATCGACATCCTCCAGAGCGTCAGCAGACTGATGCTGGAGATCGTGGACGAGGAGCACTGGGACGCGGCTCAGAAGCTCAGGACGATGCTGGCGACTTACCGCGAGGCGGAGGATCTGATCAATATCGGCGCATACGCGCATGGCAGCAATCCGGCGATCGACCAGGCCATCCAGATGATCGGCCCGATCAGGGAGTTTCTCCGCCAGAGCGTCCGCGAGCAGACCGGGCTGCGGGACGCGGTCGACCGGCTTGTGGCCCTTACCCGATAA
- the flgC gene encoding flagellar basal body rod protein FlgC: MGMFGAIDAAASGMTAERLRMDVIANNLANVNSTRTAEGGPYRRQMAVFAPRSGGSTFGQMLAASFDGGAGVRVVGIVKDSSPFKMVFDPKHPDANADGYVSMPNVNVVAEMVDMMTATRAYEANVTAVNAAKGMATKALEIGR; the protein is encoded by the coding sequence ATGGGGATGTTCGGGGCTATTGACGCCGCGGCGTCAGGGATGACGGCCGAACGCCTGCGCATGGATGTTATCGCCAATAATCTCGCCAATGTCAATTCGACGAGGACGGCGGAGGGCGGCCCTTATCGCCGCCAGATGGCGGTGTTCGCCCCCCGGTCCGGCGGTTCGACCTTCGGACAGATGCTGGCCGCGAGTTTCGATGGCGGCGCCGGGGTGCGGGTGGTGGGTATTGTGAAGGATAGTTCGCCGTTTAAGATGGTGTTCGATCCTAAGCATCCCGACGCCAACGCCGACGGGTATGTGTCGATGCCGAATGTGAATGTGGTGGCGGAGATGGTGGATATGATGACCGCCACCAGGGCGTATGAGGCGAATGTGACGGCGGTGAACGCCGCTAAGGGGATGGCTACGAAGGCTTTGGAAATTGGCCGCTAG
- a CDS encoding FliH/SctL family protein: MSRIFKGVSLRETPHVVTYTPPRLPEPEPDEEPLADEEGADAEEELLSAAGGEAIGIISAAREKAAAVVAAAGEDAAKLRREAYDEGYEKGFAEGQGRGEAAGLEQARGAIAEAAEKASQIMALARQQADEAFNGAERQVVELALAVASKVLAREVAENPTVILPIVKTALEKVQDQEQITIRVNPECYELVLAARSELQAGLARAGSVAVVADAALKNGDCIVETPYGTVDARIDTQLELVKAALKELLP, encoded by the coding sequence TTGTCTAGGATTTTCAAGGGCGTATCCCTGCGCGAGACGCCGCATGTGGTTACATATACGCCGCCCCGCCTGCCGGAGCCGGAGCCTGACGAGGAGCCGCTTGCGGACGAGGAGGGCGCCGACGCCGAGGAGGAGCTTCTGTCGGCGGCCGGCGGCGAGGCGATCGGCATCATTTCCGCGGCCCGCGAGAAGGCGGCCGCGGTGGTGGCGGCCGCCGGCGAGGACGCGGCGAAGCTGCGGCGCGAGGCGTATGACGAGGGCTATGAGAAGGGGTTCGCCGAGGGCCAGGGGCGCGGCGAGGCCGCCGGCCTTGAACAGGCCAGGGGCGCGATCGCCGAGGCGGCCGAGAAGGCGTCGCAGATTATGGCGCTTGCCAGGCAGCAGGCCGATGAGGCGTTCAACGGCGCCGAGCGGCAGGTGGTGGAGCTGGCGCTGGCTGTGGCTTCAAAGGTGCTGGCGCGCGAGGTGGCGGAGAACCCGACGGTGATTCTGCCGATTGTCAAGACGGCGCTCGAAAAGGTGCAGGATCAGGAGCAGATTACGATCCGCGTTAATCCCGAGTGCTACGAGCTGGTGCTGGCCGCCCGGTCCGAGCTTCAGGCCGGTCTGGCGCGCGCCGGCAGTGTGGCGGTGGTGGCGGATGCCGCCCTCAAGAACGGCGACTGCATTGTGGAGACGCCGTACGGGACGGTGGACGCCCGCATTGATACGCAGCTTGAACTGGTGAAGGCGGCGCTGAAGGAGCTGCTGCCGTGA
- a CDS encoding flagellar hook-length control protein FliK codes for MDVVLMQFAAETQTAAPPKGQGKPATSQGKDGGEFGAMFAGLVADGQPQNGEAKKPDAEAQAAGETVQVFAPGMWNVAALMVQAPLTATVEQTAALPSAQDTTGAITPLPATAGQTAQPTQTLPLPQLTAPVTFDAGQQTLPEAIAQPAEQKPATQVTEQVQQAPVLSVGQTMPTRPQLPQMPVMTTAPLPTAPAPTSEAQAAPLPTAPAPTSEAQAAPLPTAPAPTSEAQEIPIPTAAAIPAPAEKPDTAATGQETAAERQIKPTVITPATITAAIAGGPRQTEKPAVAQDPVTAVEGEAEVQPRIAPAAAMTVAASGETQTTGDDSAAFSTENFPPAARNAAPPPETATANQLFAALVDQTAGRANAAESMFAAAGNQGTTSAQDPYNVAGQIVDNARLITRAENSEMVIRLKPEHLGELTLKIVVDSGVVSATFHAKNAEVRAAIEASLPQLRHDMANQGLKVDNVGVYTGLDQFFANDQRHAPQQQMPQTARRPSEDAVFADTAAAVTALGTQNVSGGSGIDYRI; via the coding sequence ATGGATGTAGTATTAATGCAGTTCGCTGCGGAGACTCAGACCGCCGCGCCGCCGAAAGGGCAGGGAAAGCCCGCAACTTCCCAGGGCAAGGACGGCGGGGAGTTCGGGGCGATGTTCGCCGGCCTGGTGGCTGACGGGCAGCCGCAAAACGGCGAGGCGAAGAAGCCGGACGCCGAGGCCCAGGCCGCCGGCGAAACCGTTCAGGTGTTTGCGCCGGGGATGTGGAATGTCGCCGCGCTTATGGTGCAGGCGCCGCTTACGGCGACGGTGGAGCAGACGGCCGCACTGCCATCAGCCCAGGATACGACGGGGGCGATAACGCCTCTGCCGGCCACGGCGGGACAGACCGCCCAGCCAACGCAAACGCTGCCTCTGCCGCAGCTTACCGCTCCGGTAACGTTTGACGCCGGTCAGCAGACGCTGCCCGAAGCGATCGCCCAGCCGGCGGAGCAAAAGCCCGCGACACAGGTTACTGAGCAGGTTCAGCAGGCGCCGGTCTTGAGTGTCGGGCAGACGATGCCAACCAGGCCGCAATTGCCGCAAATGCCGGTAATGACGACAGCTCCGCTACCGACGGCACCCGCGCCAACGAGCGAAGCCCAGGCAGCTCCGCTGCCGACGGCACCCGCGCCAACGAGCGAAGCCCAGGCAGCTCCGCTGCCGACGGCACCCGCGCCAACGAGCGAAGCCCAGGAAATCCCGATTCCGACGGCAGCGGCCATACCGGCGCCGGCCGAAAAGCCCGACACCGCGGCGACCGGACAGGAAACGGCAGCAGAGCGGCAGATCAAGCCGACGGTGATCACGCCGGCGACGATAACGGCGGCAATAGCCGGCGGACCGCGCCAGACAGAGAAACCCGCCGTTGCGCAGGATCCTGTGACCGCAGTTGAAGGCGAAGCCGAAGTGCAGCCCCGGATCGCGCCGGCGGCGGCCATGACGGTTGCAGCAAGCGGCGAGACACAGACAACAGGCGACGACAGCGCTGCGTTTTCGACCGAGAACTTCCCGCCGGCAGCCCGGAATGCCGCGCCGCCCCCCGAGACGGCAACCGCAAACCAGCTGTTCGCGGCGCTCGTCGACCAGACGGCGGGACGCGCCAACGCGGCCGAGAGCATGTTCGCCGCAGCCGGCAATCAGGGGACGACGTCAGCCCAGGACCCGTACAACGTCGCCGGACAGATCGTCGACAATGCCCGCCTTATCACCCGGGCCGAGAACAGCGAGATGGTCATCAGGCTCAAGCCCGAACATCTCGGCGAGCTGACCCTGAAGATCGTGGTCGACAGCGGGGTGGTCAGCGCCACCTTCCACGCGAAGAACGCCGAGGTCCGCGCCGCAATTGAAGCTTCGCTGCCCCAACTCAGGCACGATATGGCCAACCAGGGACTGAAGGTCGATAATGTGGGTGTGTACACAGGTCTCGACCAATTCTTCGCCAACGACCAGCGCCACGCCCCCCAGCAGCAGATGCCGCAGACGGCGCGCCGGCCCAGCGAAGACGCGGTTTTCGCCGATACGGCGGCCGCGGTTACGGCTCTGGGAACCCAGAATGTGTCAGGCGGGTCGGGGATCGACTACCGGATTTGA
- a CDS encoding flagellar hook capping FlgD N-terminal domain-containing protein: MAIVSNTGSYATGSAATTSTTKGTGEASSLGKDEFIKLLVAQMQNQDPLSPMEDTEFIAQMAQFSSLEQSMNMTKTMNMMQATGMIGAEVYWTDDKGIQYAGVVKSVSIVNNEPKLQINDTAVELSALTKYPEYSDPTSLIAKDVSWQDAISGIELSGTVASIAEKDGKKYAVIAGPKITLDKVTQVQKPTTTA; this comes from the coding sequence ATGGCGATCGTATCAAATACCGGTTCTTACGCGACCGGGAGCGCGGCCACGACTTCGACAACCAAGGGCACCGGCGAAGCTTCTTCGCTCGGCAAGGACGAATTCATCAAACTGCTGGTCGCACAGATGCAGAACCAGGACCCGCTCAGCCCGATGGAAGACACTGAATTCATCGCCCAGATGGCGCAGTTTTCCAGCCTGGAGCAGTCGATGAACATGACGAAGACGATGAATATGATGCAGGCTACGGGTATGATCGGCGCCGAGGTCTACTGGACGGACGACAAAGGCATCCAGTACGCCGGAGTGGTGAAGTCGGTGAGCATCGTGAACAACGAGCCCAAGCTCCAGATCAACGATACGGCGGTCGAGCTGAGCGCGCTGACCAAATACCCCGAATACAGCGACCCGACAAGCCTTATCGCCAAGGATGTAAGCTGGCAGGACGCGATATCCGGCATCGAACTGAGCGGCACGGTGGCGAGCATCGCGGAAAAAGACGGCAAGAAGTACGCGGTGATAGCCGGACCGAAAATAACGCTCGACAAGGTGACCCAGGTACAGAAACCGACGACGACCGCGTAA
- the codY gene encoding GTP-sensing pleiotropic transcriptional regulator CodY: MSSMLDRTRKINRLLQKSDKVKYEEISSVLSQVMSSNVYIVSREGAVLGFALIDQFECEIMRERVLSKGLFPDRYVEFLLKIQETSPNLRLENGLCAFAENTSCIANDKFTTIIPIHGGGERIGTLIVAKFDREFNDDDLILAEYGATVVGMEILRDRSEKIEEEARKKATVQVALGTLSYSELEAVMHILGELEGNEGLLVASKIADRVGITRSVIVNALRKFESAGVIESKSLGMKGTYIKVLNERLLDELKKLKK, from the coding sequence GTGTCGTCAATGTTGGACCGTACCCGGAAAATTAATCGTTTGCTGCAAAAATCCGACAAAGTCAAATATGAAGAGATTTCTTCTGTTCTGAGCCAGGTTATGAGTTCGAATGTGTATATCGTCAGCAGGGAAGGCGCAGTGCTGGGCTTCGCGCTCATCGACCAGTTCGAGTGCGAGATCATGAGGGAGCGGGTTTTGTCCAAAGGGCTGTTCCCCGACCGGTATGTGGAGTTTTTGCTCAAGATCCAGGAGACTTCGCCCAACCTGCGTCTGGAGAACGGGTTGTGCGCTTTTGCCGAGAATACGAGCTGCATCGCCAATGACAAGTTTACGACGATCATCCCCATCCACGGCGGCGGCGAGCGCATCGGTACGCTTATTGTCGCCAAGTTCGACCGGGAGTTTAACGATGACGATCTTATCCTGGCCGAGTACGGCGCGACGGTCGTCGGGATGGAGATTCTCCGCGACCGCAGCGAGAAGATCGAGGAGGAGGCCCGCAAGAAGGCGACGGTGCAGGTTGCGCTGGGCACGCTGTCGTATTCGGAGCTGGAGGCCGTGATGCATATCCTCGGCGAGCTGGAGGGCAACGAGGGCCTGCTGGTGGCGAGCAAGATCGCCGACCGCGTGGGCATAACCCGCTCGGTGATCGTGAACGCGCTCAGGAAGTTCGAGAGCGCGGGCGTGATCGAGTCGAAGTCGCTGGGGATGAAGGGCACGTATATCAAGGTGCTGAACGAGCGCCTGCTCGATGAGCTGAAGAAGCTGAAGAAGTAG
- a CDS encoding lytic transglycosylase domain-containing protein, producing MEGMQRVMQRIAAIEQRFQQMQPVQPTVQEDGFAAAMSKAQGAAGPVKMSAAGRQEIATLVQAAAKRHGVDANLALAVAVAESDLQPQAVSTAGATGVMQLMPETARSLGVRNIHDPRENIDGGIRYLKQMLNAFGGDVVKAVAAYNAGPDAVRQYAGVPPYPETKAYVNKVLSLCG from the coding sequence ATGGAAGGTATGCAACGGGTGATGCAGCGCATCGCCGCCATCGAACAGCGCTTTCAGCAGATGCAGCCGGTGCAGCCGACGGTCCAGGAGGACGGGTTCGCAGCAGCCATGTCCAAGGCGCAGGGCGCCGCAGGGCCGGTGAAGATGTCTGCGGCCGGACGGCAGGAAATCGCGACGCTTGTCCAGGCGGCCGCCAAACGGCACGGCGTCGACGCCAATCTGGCGCTGGCGGTAGCGGTGGCGGAGTCAGACCTTCAGCCGCAGGCGGTTTCGACAGCGGGAGCGACGGGTGTGATGCAGCTTATGCCCGAGACGGCCCGCTCGCTGGGGGTGCGCAATATCCACGACCCGCGCGAGAATATCGACGGCGGGATCCGTTATCTGAAACAGATGCTTAACGCTTTTGGCGGCGATGTCGTAAAGGCTGTCGCCGCGTACAACGCCGGGCCCGATGCGGTGCGGCAGTATGCCGGAGTGCCGCCTTACCCGGAGACGAAGGCGTACGTCAACAAGGTTTTGAGCCTGTGCGGCTGA
- a CDS encoding magnesium transporter MgtE, producing MAEKKKQPEKEKPGAKTAAAKAPAKKNKFRFLLMATLVLLVLLMLAGGSLYAAVFFKFIDVDALAAQYNLASYPVIGRYFAKPAATNFETVDLPPEAAKETPAPAPAAQAAPAPAAAAASPDELKAREAKAKQEEAKRISRLARLYAEMKPDEAAPILNQLDDPTVLAIFNKMEDSQVAKLMALFDARRAARLTQDMLKGKTM from the coding sequence ATGGCTGAAAAGAAGAAGCAGCCCGAGAAAGAGAAACCGGGCGCGAAAACCGCCGCCGCGAAAGCGCCGGCCAAGAAAAACAAATTCCGCTTTCTGCTGATGGCGACGCTCGTCCTGCTGGTGCTGCTGATGCTGGCCGGCGGCAGCCTGTACGCCGCAGTGTTCTTTAAATTCATCGACGTCGACGCGCTGGCCGCCCAGTACAATCTGGCCTCATACCCGGTTATCGGGCGTTATTTCGCCAAGCCGGCGGCCACTAATTTCGAGACTGTCGACCTGCCGCCCGAAGCCGCCAAGGAAACGCCGGCCCCCGCGCCTGCGGCGCAGGCCGCCCCGGCTCCCGCCGCTGCCGCGGCATCGCCCGACGAACTCAAGGCCAGGGAGGCCAAGGCGAAGCAGGAGGAGGCCAAGCGCATTTCCCGGCTGGCCCGGCTGTACGCCGAGATGAAGCCCGACGAGGCGGCGCCGATCCTCAACCAACTGGACGACCCGACCGTCCTGGCGATCTTCAATAAGATGGAAGACAGCCAGGTGGCCAAGCTGATGGCGCTTTTCGACGCCCGGCGGGCCGCCCGCCTCACCCAGGATATGCTGAAAGGCAAGACCATGTAA
- the fliF gene encoding flagellar basal-body MS-ring/collar protein FliF, producing the protein MADWKEQALSLWQNIGKRERYMIIGAAVLLFVAIIGWSVWWGGRPENVPLFTGMDAKDAGEVAAKLKELKIPYEIGNNGTAILVSSKDVYRVRLDLASQGLPRGYKGFEIFDQNKFGATEFQNKVYYLQALQGELTRTIEQMAEVEKARVHIVLPEDSLYKRNEKPATASIMLKLRPSAQLTREQVKGIVNLVAHSIQSLKPENVTVVDSFARVLNDQPESQQLPTAASLTQLEMTKKVQDNLQKSVQSLLEQVLGPNKTAVRVSVELNFDLRTVDRQVFEPVVDDKGIIRSSQDVNESFKGTSPQQGGVPGTTTNIPGYVTTNQGQSQYEKKESTRNYEINELKEKTVVAPGSIRRLAVSVLVDANVNNAQRESILKAVSSAVGYNAGRGDVISVESIPFSTELADRQKREEQELAEQQKQALYMKIAVAVVALLAVLYVVRTFLRKRQPEEPEFMEIPVQSPAHIMEAAAAKELSPQEKERAAQREAIAKMAKAKPEEVAQLVKAWINEE; encoded by the coding sequence ATGGCCGACTGGAAGGAGCAGGCATTAAGCCTCTGGCAGAATATCGGCAAACGGGAACGGTATATGATTATCGGGGCGGCGGTGCTACTGTTCGTGGCCATTATCGGCTGGAGCGTGTGGTGGGGCGGCCGGCCTGAGAATGTGCCGCTGTTTACCGGGATGGATGCCAAGGATGCCGGCGAGGTTGCCGCGAAGCTGAAGGAGCTGAAGATTCCGTACGAGATCGGCAACAACGGTACGGCTATCTTGGTGTCGTCGAAGGATGTTTACCGCGTGCGCCTCGATTTGGCTAGCCAGGGGTTGCCGCGCGGTTATAAGGGTTTTGAGATTTTCGACCAGAATAAGTTTGGCGCGACGGAGTTTCAGAATAAGGTTTATTATCTGCAGGCGCTCCAGGGGGAGCTGACCCGCACGATCGAGCAGATGGCCGAGGTGGAGAAGGCCAGGGTACATATCGTGCTGCCGGAGGACAGCCTGTATAAGCGCAACGAGAAGCCGGCGACGGCGTCGATTATGCTGAAGCTGCGCCCTTCCGCCCAGCTTACGCGCGAGCAGGTGAAGGGGATCGTGAATCTTGTGGCCCACAGTATCCAGAGCCTCAAGCCCGAGAATGTGACGGTTGTGGACAGTTTCGCCCGCGTGCTGAACGATCAGCCCGAGTCGCAGCAGTTGCCGACCGCCGCTTCCCTGACTCAGTTGGAGATGACGAAGAAGGTGCAGGATAATCTGCAGAAGAGCGTGCAGTCGCTGCTGGAGCAGGTGCTTGGCCCGAATAAGACGGCTGTGCGGGTGAGCGTGGAGCTGAATTTCGATTTGCGGACGGTGGACCGCCAGGTGTTCGAGCCGGTGGTGGACGATAAGGGGATTATCAGGAGTTCGCAGGATGTGAACGAGAGTTTCAAGGGCACGAGTCCCCAGCAGGGCGGGGTGCCCGGGACGACGACGAATATTCCCGGTTATGTGACGACCAATCAGGGTCAGTCGCAGTATGAGAAGAAGGAATCAACCCGCAATTATGAGATTAATGAGCTTAAAGAGAAGACTGTCGTAGCTCCCGGCTCGATCCGCCGCCTGGCGGTGTCGGTGCTGGTGGATGCGAATGTGAATAATGCCCAGCGGGAGAGCATCCTGAAGGCGGTGTCGTCGGCTGTGGGCTATAATGCCGGCCGCGGCGACGTTATTTCGGTGGAGAGCATCCCGTTCAGCACCGAGCTGGCCGACCGCCAGAAGCGCGAGGAGCAGGAACTGGCGGAGCAGCAGAAGCAGGCTTTGTATATGAAGATCGCGGTGGCGGTGGTGGCGCTGCTGGCCGTGCTGTATGTGGTGCGCACGTTCCTGCGCAAGCGTCAGCCGGAGGAGCCTGAGTTTATGGAGATTCCTGTGCAGTCGCCGGCCCATATTATGGAGGCGGCCGCCGCGAAGGAGCTTTCGCCGCAGGAGAAGGAACGCGCCGCGCAACGGGAGGCTATCGCGAAGATGGCCAAGGCGAAACCGGAAGAGGTTGCCCAGCTTGTCAAGGCTTGGATTAATGAGGAGTAG
- the fliJ gene encoding flagellar export protein FliJ — protein sequence MRPFQFRLETLLKLRRMQEEQAQIKLAEATAQYVAEREALAALEAELADHVAEYRRTLSEPVTVAVLKMFRDYNDKLKGDISLQHIRVESAAHRRQECLAALEEAARARKLVEKLREKRLAQYQAEALLEEQKLLDELGLQAFVRNG from the coding sequence GTGCGGCCGTTCCAGTTCCGTCTTGAGACGCTCTTAAAGTTACGCCGCATGCAGGAGGAACAGGCGCAGATAAAACTGGCCGAGGCGACGGCGCAGTATGTGGCCGAACGGGAGGCGCTGGCCGCCCTGGAGGCGGAGCTGGCCGACCATGTCGCCGAATACCGCCGCACGCTTTCCGAACCTGTCACGGTGGCAGTACTTAAGATGTTTCGGGATTATAACGATAAATTAAAAGGGGATATTTCTCTTCAGCATATCCGGGTGGAGTCGGCCGCCCACAGACGGCAGGAATGCCTTGCCGCGCTGGAGGAGGCCGCGAGAGCCCGCAAGCTGGTGGAAAAGCTGCGCGAGAAGCGTCTTGCCCAGTATCAGGCCGAAGCGCTGCTCGAAGAGCAGAAGCTGCTGGACGAACTGGGGTTGCAGGCCTTCGTGCGCAACGGCTAG
- the fliG gene encoding flagellar motor switch protein FliG: MYQPSDMNGKQKAAILLISLGPDVASQVFKHLKEEEIEKLTLEIANQRKVTQESKDKVLVEFHQMALAKEYISSGGIDYAREIIEKALGQEKAMMIINRLTSSLQIRPFDFARKTDPSQLLNFIQNEHPQTIALIMAYLQPEQAGTILSALPPDRQVDVAKRIALMDRTSPDVIKDVERILERKLSSLVTQDFTAAGGVDAIVEVLNRVDRTTERTIIENLEIQNPELAEEIKKRMFVFEDIVLLDDRSLQLVLREIDSKDLALALKASSSEVAEKVYKNMSKRAAEMLREEIQYMGPVRIRDVEEAQQKVVNVIRRLEESGEIIVSRGKGDEIIV; the protein is encoded by the coding sequence ATGTATCAGCCCTCAGATATGAACGGCAAGCAGAAGGCGGCGATTTTGCTCATCTCCCTCGGGCCGGATGTGGCGTCTCAGGTTTTCAAGCACCTGAAGGAAGAGGAGATCGAGAAGCTGACGCTGGAGATCGCCAACCAGCGCAAGGTGACGCAGGAGAGCAAGGATAAGGTGCTGGTGGAGTTCCATCAGATGGCGCTTGCCAAGGAGTATATTTCGAGCGGCGGTATCGATTACGCCCGCGAGATTATCGAGAAGGCCCTCGGCCAGGAGAAGGCGATGATGATTATCAACCGCCTGACTTCAAGCCTCCAGATCAGGCCGTTCGATTTCGCCCGCAAGACCGATCCTTCCCAGTTGCTGAATTTCATCCAGAACGAGCATCCCCAGACGATCGCCCTGATTATGGCTTATTTGCAGCCTGAGCAGGCGGGGACGATTTTGTCGGCGCTGCCGCCCGACCGGCAGGTGGATGTGGCGAAGCGGATCGCGCTGATGGACAGGACGTCGCCCGATGTGATCAAGGATGTTGAGCGTATCCTGGAGCGCAAGTTGTCGTCGCTGGTGACGCAGGATTTTACGGCCGCCGGCGGTGTGGACGCGATCGTCGAGGTGCTGAACCGGGTGGACCGGACGACGGAGCGGACGATTATCGAGAATTTGGAGATTCAGAACCCGGAGCTGGCGGAAGAGATCAAGAAGCGGATGTTCGTGTTCGAGGATATCGTGCTGCTGGACGACCGTTCGCTGCAGCTGGTGCTGCGCGAGATCGATTCCAAGGATTTGGCGCTGGCGCTCAAGGCTTCGTCGAGCGAGGTCGCCGAAAAGGTGTACAAGAATATGTCGAAACGCGCCGCCGAGATGCTGCGCGAGGAGATCCAGTATATGGGCCCGGTGCGCATCCGCGATGTGGAAGAGGCGCAGCAGAAGGTTGTCAATGTTATCCGTCGTCTCGAGGAGTCGGGTGAGATTATTGTTTCCCGCGGTAAAGGAGACGAGATAATTGTCTAG